A genomic region of Trifolium pratense cultivar HEN17-A07 linkage group LG3, ARS_RC_1.1, whole genome shotgun sequence contains the following coding sequences:
- the LOC123916253 gene encoding peptidyl-prolyl cis-trans isomerase FKBP62-like, translating to MKKGENALFTIPPELANYGESGSPPTIPPNATLQFDVELLSWTSVKDICKDGGIFKRILTEGEKWENPKDPDEVLVNYEVRLEDGKVVAKSDGVEFTVSEGHYCPALSKAVKSMKKGEKVILLVKPQYGFGEKGKPVHGDEGAVPPNASLQITLELVSWKTVSDVTSDKKVIKKILKEGEGFERPNEGAVVKLKLIGKLQDGTVFFEKGRDNEEKLFEFKTDEEQVIDGLDKAVMTMWCLMCLMYFFVLLVQLCGVVL from the exons ATGAAAAAAGGTGAAAATGCACTCTTCACCATCCCTCCCGAGCTAGCTAATTATGGTGAATCTGGTTCACCTCCAACAATTCCTCCTAATGCAACACTCCAATTTGATGTCGAGCTGTTGTCTTGGACAAGTGTGAAGGACATATGTAAAGATGGCGGTATATTTAAGAGGATACTTACTGAGGGGGAGAAATGGGAGAATCCCAAGGATCCTGATGAAGTATTGG TTAATTATGAGGTTCGTCTCGAGGATGGAAAGGTTGTAGCAAAGTCGGATGGAGTGGAGTTCACTGTCAGTGAAG GTCATTATTGCCCTGCACTCTCAAAGGCTGTTAAATCCATGAAGAAGGGAGAGAAAGTGATTTTATTAGTAAAGCCTCAAT ATGGATTTGGTGAGAAGGGGAAGCCAGTGCATGGTGATGAAGGTGCAGTTCCACCAAATGCATCACTCCAGATTACACTTGAGTTGGTTTCTTGGAAGACTGTTTCAGATGTGACTAGCGACAAGAAGGTCATAAAGAAGATCCTCAAGGAAGGGGAAGGATTTGAGCGTCCAAATGAAGGGGCCGTTGTAAAAT TGAAACTAATTGGTAAGCTGCAAGATGGTACTGTCTTTTTTGAAAAGGGCCGTGACAATGAAGAGAAGCTGTTTGAATTCAAAACAGATGAGG AGCAAGTCATTGATGGACTAGATAAAGCTGTAATGACTATGTGGTGTTTGATgtgtttgatgtatttttttgttcttttggtTCAGTTATGTGGTGTGGTCTTGTAG